From the genome of Haloferax sp. Atlit-12N:
AACGCCGGCCACGACGAGGAGATGTACGACCGCTGGACCTCGTTCCGCGACGACTGGGACCTCGACGCCACCGTCGAGGACGTGACCGAGGAGTGGGCGATGTTCGCGGTACAGGGCCCCGACGCCCTCGATTCGGTCACCGACGCCGCGCCCGACGCGGCCCTCGGCGACCTCTCGAAGTTCCAAGCGACGTTCGCCGACGTGGCGGGCGTCGAGTGCTGGGTGGCCCGGACGGGCTACACCGGCGAAGACGGCTTCGAGGTCCTCTGTCCGTGGGACGACGCCGAGACCGTCTGGTCGGCGCTCGACGCGACTCCCTGCGGGCTCGGCTCCCGCGACACGCTCCGACTGGAGATGGGCTACCTGCTCTCGGGACAGGACTTCGACCCCGAGACGGAGCCCCGGACCCCCTACGAGGCCGGCATCGGCTTCGTCGTCAAACTCGACACCGAGTTCGTGGGCCGCGACGCCCTCGAACGACAGCACGAAGCCGGCGTCGACGAGACCTTCGTCGGCTTCGCCCTCCTCGACCGCGGCGTTCCCCGCCACGGCTACGACATCGCCGACGCGGACGGCGAGGTCATCGGCGTCGTGACGAGCGGAACGATGAGCCCGACGCTGTCGGAGCCCATCGGTCTCGGCTACGTCCCCGTCGAGTACGCCGACGACGAGACCGAGATTTCGGTGCTCGTCCGCGGCCGCGAGAAGCGCGCAGTAATCGTGACACCTCCCTTCATCAACTGACAATGTTCGAAATCCCTGACGACCGGAAGTACCTGGAATCGCACGAATGGACCACCACCGAGGGCGACGCCGTCCGTATCGGCATCTCCGACTTCGCACAGGACGAACTGGGCGACGTCGTCTTCGTCGAACTCCCCGCCGAGGGCGACGAACTCGCCGCCGGCGAGGAGTTCGGCGTGGTCGAGAGCATCAAGGCCGTCTCGGACCTCTACGCCCCCATCTCGGGCACCGTCACGGCCGTCAACGAGGAGCTGTTCGACGCCCCGGAACTCCTCAACGACGACCCCTACGGCGACGGCTGGATGCTCGAACTCGAACCGGCCGACGAAAGCGAGTTCGACGACCTCCTCTCCCCCGAGGAGTACCGCGAGCAGACGGAGTGAGATGACGGCTGGAAACGGACGGCGGGTCGGAAGCCCGTACGCCCCACACACCGACGCCGACGAGCAAGCGATGCTGGACGCCGTCGGCGTCGACAGCGCCGAGGACCTCTTCGACATCCCCGAGGAGGTCCGCTTCGACGGCGAGTTCGGCGTCGCCGGTACCGACGAACAGGAGCTCAGGAACGTCATGGCCGACCTGTTTTCGCGCAACGAGGAGCTGACGGAGTTCCTCGGCCGCGGCCACCACGCCCACTACGTTCCGGCGCTGGTCGACGACCTCTCGCGGCGCTCGGAGTTCCTCACCTCGTACACGCAGTACCAGCCCGAAATCGCGCAGGGCTTCCTGCAGGTGCTGTTCGAGTACCAGTCGATGCTGGTCGAACTGACCGGGCTTCCGGTCGCCAACTGTTCGATGTACGACGCCGCGACGGCGCTCGCCGAGGCCGCGCTCCTCGCGAACCGCCTCCGCCGCGGCGCGAGCGGCCACCGCGTGCTCGTCCCCGAGCACCTCCACGAGGGCCGCCTCGGCGTCCTCGAGAACTACCTCGACGGCGCGGAGATGGAAATCGGCGAGTACCCGATGGACGACGGCGCGGTCGACGTGGAAGCCCTCGCGGACCTCGTCGACGACGAGACCGTGATGGTCTACGCTGAGACCCCGACGGTCCGCGGCGTCATCGAGGAGCGACTCGCCGACATCGGCGACCTCGCACACGACAACGACGCGCTGTTCTGTCTCGGAAGCGACCTCGTGGCGCTCGCGCTCCTCGAAGAGCCCGCGAGCGTCGGTGCCGACGTGGTCGTCGGCGAGGCCGGCGCGCTCGGCCTCGGGACGGCCTACGGCATGGGTCTCGGCATCTTCGCCACCCGCGAGGAGTACCTCCGGCAGGTCCCCGGCCGCCTCGTCGGCGTCTCCGAGGACAGCGCGGACATGCGGGCGTTCACGCTGACGCTCCAGACCCGCGAACAGCACATCCGCAAGGAGCGCGCGACCTCGAACATCTGTACGAATCAGGCGTGGGTCGCGCTCCGCACCGCCATGCACATGGCGTGGCTCGGCCCCGACCGCCTCGTCGACCTCGCGACGCAGGCCGTCACCGACGCGCGCGACCTCGCCGCCCGACTGGACGAGCTTTCGGGCGTCAAAGCGCCGCTCTACGACCGCCACCACTTCCGGGAGTTCGTCGTCCGGACGGACCAGCCCGCGCCCGCCATCACGAACGACCTCGCGGGCCGCGGCTTCGCGGTCCACGCCCTCGACGACCACCACCTGCAGGTCTGTATCACCGACGCGAACGCCGACGCCGCGGACGGACTGGTCGCGGCCTTCGAGGAGGTCATCTGATGAACTTCGACCAAGCCCGATTCAGCCGCGACGACGAGTACGAACCGCTCCTGTCCGAGAAGGACAGCACCACCGTCGAGGTCGATTCCGAGGGTGTCCTCCCCGACGACCTGACCCGCGACGAACTGACGCTGCCGGCGCTGTCGGAGCCCCAACTGGCGCGCCACTACACGCGCCTGTCGCAGATGAACTACAGCGTCGAACTCGGGCCGTACCCGCTGGGGTCGTGTACGATGAAGTACAACCCCTCGTTCACGGAGGACGTGGCGGCGGACCCCAATGCCGGGGTTCACCCCGACCGCTCCGACCGGACGATTCAGGGGACGCTCGGCCTCCTGCACGGCCTGCAGGAGTACCTCGCCGACATCGGCGGGATGGACGCCGTGACGCTCCAACCCCCGGCGGGTGCCGCGGGCGAGTTCACGGGCATCCTCGTCGCCAAGGCGTACCACGAGTCGCGCGGCGACGACCGCTCGGAGATTATCATCCCCTCGTCGGCCCACGGGACGAACTTCGCGTCGGCCGCGATGGCCGGCTACGACGTGGTCGAACTCCCGTCCGACGACGACGGCCGCGTGGACATGGAGGCGCTCGACGCCGCCATCTCCGAGGAGACGGCCGCGCTCATGCTCACGAACCCCAACACGCTGGGGCTGTTCGAGCGCGACATCGTCGATATCGCCGAGATGGTCCACGACGCGGGCGGCCTGCTGTACTACGACGGCGCGAACCTCAACGCGCTGCTCGGCCGCGCTCGCCCCGGCGACATGGGCTTCGACATCATGCACTACAACGTCCACAAGACGTTCGCCACGCCCCACGGCGGCGGCGGCCCCGGTGCCGGTCCGGTCGGCGTGGTCGAGGAACTCGCTGAGTTCCTTCCGAGTCCGATGGTCCGCGAGACGGCCGCGGGCTACGAGCAGTACGAACCCGAGTCGTCCATCGGCAAGGTCCACGGCTTCGCCGGCAACTGGCTCGTCCTCGTGAAGGCGTACGCCTACATCGCCCGCCTCGGCGACGCGGGCCTCGCGGACGCCAGCGCCAAGGCCGTCCTCAACGCCAACTACCTCGCCTCGCAGATAGACCTCGAAGTCCCGTACGGGCCGTTCCACCACGAGTTCGCGGCGACCTCGGGCGACCGCGACGCCGCCGACGTGGCGAAGCGCATGCTCGACTACGGCGTCCACCCGCCGACGACGAAGTGGCCCGAACTCGTCTCGCAGGCGATGCTCACGGAACCGACGGAAGTCGAAGACAAGGCGTCGCTCGACGACCTCGCACACGCCTTCAACGCGGCGTACGCCGACTCCGACGAGGCGCTCGAAACCGCGCCCACGAAGACCAGCGCCCGCCGCATCGACCAGGTGTCCGCCGCGCGGAACCCGCGGCTCTCGTGGCAGGCGCTCGGCGACGACGAATAACGAGAAAACTCCCTTTTTCGCGGTTACGCTTCGGCCTTCGCGTACGTCTCGATATCGTCCGTGATGTGGATGTAGCCGTAGTCGCACTCCGTGCAGTGCCACTTCGTCTTCTTTCCGAGGTGGATCTCCATGCTGGCGGCGAGGTAGAACGTGTCGTTGCCGCAGGCCGGGCATTCGCGCTGGATTTCGAGGTCGCTCATGGGGTCGAATCCGTGGTAGTCGTTGTTGAAGATATTGGTTCGCGGGCGGGAGCGAGCTGTGATAAACCAATTATGACGATATAAAATCGAGGTTTCGGCGTCAACTTCCGCGTCTGTCCGTTCAAGCGGGCCGCGTCCCGCCCGCCGAACTCCGAGGCCGCAATCGACGGGGCCCTCCGCGTCTGTCAAAGTATTATCACCGCTCGGACACAGTCGTCGACCGTGTCCCTCCAAATTACGAAGCGCCCCCGCGTACTGTTGTTTCTCGTCCTCACTATCGTGCTGGGCGGTCTGACCGTCCGGGCCGCCGCTCGCGGCCACGCCGCTGTGCAGGTGTTGCTCCTCGCCTCGGTGACGGGGTACGCGGTGACGGGGCTGTTGTTCCAACGAGTTCCGAACGTCGAGCGCCTCGCCGCGGTCCCGCTCGGCGTCGTGGGCGTCGCCGCCTACGCGGTCGGCGCGCCGACGGACCTCCCGGTACTGTTGGTTCTTCTCGGCGTTGGGGGAGCGGTCGACCTCTTGTGGGACCCGACCGGGAACGTCCGGGAGAGCCAGTCAGACTGAGCGCGGACAAGCCAGCAAACGGCTCGGGTGGGCGTTGAAGCGTCGTTGCGTGGTCGCCGAGAGACGAGGCTTCGGGTGCCCGAGTCCCCTGAACGGCGGGGCCGACCGGCGGCCGACGGGGCCGTCGTCACCAGGGAACCAATCCGCCGAACCACTGGTGCACGTAGAGAACAGCCGGGTACGTCGCGGGAAACGCGAGTAGGAACCCGTTCAAGCCCATGAACGCAGCGTTGAAAACGTGGAACAGGACGCCGAGTGAGAGCAGTCCGACCGACAGTTCAATCGGCCGAAGGAGTACGAGCGGGAAAGCACACTCGAAGGCGATGACGCCCCACGAGCCGGCCTGGGTGAGCCGAGGATAGCGGTCGAGAAACCGAAACACGCGGCCGTTCCCCCAGTTGTTCGTCGCGAAGACACCGAGCACCGCTGTCCCGTCCCGCCACTCGTCCGACATCGC
Proteins encoded in this window:
- the gcvT gene encoding glycine cleavage system aminomethyltransferase GcvT; protein product: MGLRKPPLYGVHADAGATFTEFGGWDMPVEYDSIKAEHAAVRESVGIFDVSHMSELEVSGPDATALMQRLTTNDVTALEPGDSQYSAIVNDEGVIIDDTVVYRLPDRDERVYLFIPNAGHDEEMYDRWTSFRDDWDLDATVEDVTEEWAMFAVQGPDALDSVTDAAPDAALGDLSKFQATFADVAGVECWVARTGYTGEDGFEVLCPWDDAETVWSALDATPCGLGSRDTLRLEMGYLLSGQDFDPETEPRTPYEAGIGFVVKLDTEFVGRDALERQHEAGVDETFVGFALLDRGVPRHGYDIADADGEVIGVVTSGTMSPTLSEPIGLGYVPVEYADDETEISVLVRGREKRAVIVTPPFIN
- the gcvH gene encoding glycine cleavage system protein GcvH, whose product is MFEIPDDRKYLESHEWTTTEGDAVRIGISDFAQDELGDVVFVELPAEGDELAAGEEFGVVESIKAVSDLYAPISGTVTAVNEELFDAPELLNDDPYGDGWMLELEPADESEFDDLLSPEEYREQTE
- the gcvPA gene encoding aminomethyl-transferring glycine dehydrogenase subunit GcvPA — encoded protein: MTAGNGRRVGSPYAPHTDADEQAMLDAVGVDSAEDLFDIPEEVRFDGEFGVAGTDEQELRNVMADLFSRNEELTEFLGRGHHAHYVPALVDDLSRRSEFLTSYTQYQPEIAQGFLQVLFEYQSMLVELTGLPVANCSMYDAATALAEAALLANRLRRGASGHRVLVPEHLHEGRLGVLENYLDGAEMEIGEYPMDDGAVDVEALADLVDDETVMVYAETPTVRGVIEERLADIGDLAHDNDALFCLGSDLVALALLEEPASVGADVVVGEAGALGLGTAYGMGLGIFATREEYLRQVPGRLVGVSEDSADMRAFTLTLQTREQHIRKERATSNICTNQAWVALRTAMHMAWLGPDRLVDLATQAVTDARDLAARLDELSGVKAPLYDRHHFREFVVRTDQPAPAITNDLAGRGFAVHALDDHHLQVCITDANADAADGLVAAFEEVI
- the gcvPB gene encoding aminomethyl-transferring glycine dehydrogenase subunit GcvPB, translated to MNFDQARFSRDDEYEPLLSEKDSTTVEVDSEGVLPDDLTRDELTLPALSEPQLARHYTRLSQMNYSVELGPYPLGSCTMKYNPSFTEDVAADPNAGVHPDRSDRTIQGTLGLLHGLQEYLADIGGMDAVTLQPPAGAAGEFTGILVAKAYHESRGDDRSEIIIPSSAHGTNFASAAMAGYDVVELPSDDDGRVDMEALDAAISEETAALMLTNPNTLGLFERDIVDIAEMVHDAGGLLYYDGANLNALLGRARPGDMGFDIMHYNVHKTFATPHGGGGPGAGPVGVVEELAEFLPSPMVRETAAGYEQYEPESSIGKVHGFAGNWLVLVKAYAYIARLGDAGLADASAKAVLNANYLASQIDLEVPYGPFHHEFAATSGDRDAADVAKRMLDYGVHPPTTKWPELVSQAMLTEPTEVEDKASLDDLAHAFNAAYADSDEALETAPTKTSARRIDQVSAARNPRLSWQALGDDE